The Astatotilapia calliptera chromosome 19, fAstCal1.2, whole genome shotgun sequence DNA segment CTGTTCTGGCAAAACATCTAAAGATTGTCTGATGATTTTATGTCAGGGCAAGCTTAGGCCATTTGCCTTTGGTTGCCTGCCAGTTGTGCATACCACGAGAAAGTTCATGAGCGGTTATCTCGACAATCTGAAAGCATGTGAGCAGTTGTAAAGgctctttctttgtgtttcgcTTGTGAAGTATATTTGTTGGTGCATTGTCAGAATCGGCCACTGGGGAAAATAAATTCAAGTCACCGTCTTTGTAGAATGACAAAGATGTCCTTTACAGATTCCCAAGTCTAAATTTAACTCGCCTTTGAGCGATGATTATGTCACCCTCattcctctctgtccaaaatccTTCTGTAATGCAATCATGGCTTGCAGGATGTGATACAGATAAATGCTTCTCTCCTTTCAGACCATTGTGCGTGGGAGCATGATCGGACACGGAGACTACATCGCAGCCATGATCAATGACATGAGCCGTCTGTCTGTGACCAGTTCCAACTCTTTGCGGAAGAGCAGCCCTTCAGCCAGGAAGAGAGCCCAGTCTCTGGGAAGGTTGGGGGAAGTGAACGAGGGAGACACTTACCAGTATGAGGGTCTGACCCAGGAGGATGATGACGATGAGGAGGATGCGGGCCAGGAACAGTGGAGGAATAGGGCCAGGAACATCCACAGTGAGACCAATACCCCCTACTTGGGCATGAAGAAGAGTATCACTCTGCAACCTAATGGGATTTTGCCCAAGGCCACGTCCACCTATGAAGTCGGGGTCAGCTCTCTCGAGGGCCCATCACATCCTGCTCAGTCCCAGAACATCCAGATGCCAAGTCACGGGGCTTATATGAGTAGTGATATGGGTAGTCCTCAGGAGAGAGTGATATGGAAGAGAGATTTCCAGCTGTCAAGGGGAATGCCACCAAATCAAAGGCCTGTAGCTTGTTTCTACAGCCCTGCTATGACGGTACAGCCACCCCAGGGAGATCAAGGCACAGTCACCACAGAACTCCGACCCAATATACCAATATACATGCACCAACAGAACAGCCCTGGCAGGCCGTTCTCCTCCTATGACCTGAAAGTAAGCCTTTGCAGCGATTAAGTGTACCGATAATACATTATTTATAGAATACACAATATATGCATATTTCTAATCCTATGTACATAATTTTTTAACTACTCAGCATGTTTCTTGCATGAGCTCTGAATACATTAAATAAAGTTATATTTTGCTGTCAAAAAACCATCACGGATCATGTTAATGCTTAGGTTGTGGAACTTTAGTGAAGCAGCTTATTGATTGGCTTTTTCACTAAAGAGGATCAAAGTTCTGAGTTTGAATCTTTGGTTTAGTTCTAgacttaaaaataatgaaagtggGTTCATGGTGCCAGTAGTCTACTGGCACCATCTTCTTTCAACATTTACAACTCTACTGCCAGTAGAGTTGTAAATGTTGAAAGAAGATGTGTTTGGCAAGATCTTTGCAGGACACTTGGGTCCATAAAACAACACATCAGTCATATCAGGTGAAGTGGAAAAGGAGGGAAAGTGAAGAACTTGATttacatttagttttaaagtggGTCAAGAACCTCAGGCAGGTGGCCAACTGCCTTTCAGTTCTCTCTTAATTTTCCTCACCccatttttctgtgttattgtgCAGGGAGAATCAGCAGTGAGGTACCACTCTGGTTTCCTGCCCACCGGCACCAGCAGTCCTCTTGTGGGAGGCGTCAGACCCCAGCGGACTGTTCGCTCCTCAGCCAGCTACACCTTGGGTCTGTCTCCTAATATGGGATTGAGACCCAGTGGACCAGACCCCTTTCTCAGACACTCCGGATGCCCCAACCCTCCCTATCCCAGACAAGACAGCCCTTCCCAACCTCGACCTTCACCTACAGGCTCATTAGCCACCAGTCCTCCAGGCACCTGCTCCCCTGCCTTCAGACCCCCGCAACACCCCTCACCCAGACCGCCACCCGACCCACCTAAGGTGACACATGAACAGTTCAAGGCGGCCCTGCAGATGGTGGTGGACAAAGGCGATCCCCGCTCTTATCTGGAGAACTTTGTGAAGATCGGAGAGGGCTCCACAGGAGTGGTGTGTATCGCAACAGAGAAGCACAGCGGCCGGCAAGTGGCGGTGAAGATGATGGACCTGCGGCGGCAGCAGAGGCGAGAGCTACTCTTTAATgaggtacaaaaaaaataacccaACATACAAATGCAAATAACTCTAAAATGTACCGAGAGTCATTTACAGCAACATATCTCTAATCTTTGTTGTTTAGCCTGTGGGAAAGCAGTTTAGTGATATCAGGGCATAAAAGAGAAGGCAGTTGCTTCATTTTAAGTGCTAAAAAAAGCACTTTAAGTGAGTTAATCCCTATGTTAACACAGCTTTAAAGTAGGGAAGTGTTTACAGCCTGgtacaagaaaaaaacagagtcGGTCTCTAGAGTTAATTTTGCCTTTCATAACAACGtttgaacatttttaatgcagttatcTGACAGCTTTGGCTTGCTGtcaaatgcaattaaaaaacaaacaaacaagtctaatattttattagtattactTATCACTAACTGGTATCTGATTCTGGGTGACACATCCAATGGCTTATTAAGGTTAAGTGATCACTTGTATTCAAATATGATCATTTCTGACAAAACCAAGAGGCTTCCAAAAGGCAGCTGACACAGAGTATGCCTTTATAGAGTCCAATATTTTTATGCACATCTATCATTTGGAGGTATTTTCCAGTCTGAAAGAGTAGCACTGATGTCATCATCTTTGTAATCTTCTTGGAGTTTAAATGAACTATATTTCTGCTTGGCAGTGAATTCCAATGACTGAGCAGCAGTCATCTTTACTGCTGGAGAACCAATAAGTGGCGACATTGTTTGTTATATTTCTAAAGATTATACCAccaaataatgttttgtgttgcaGGTGGTCATCATGAGGGACTATCAGCACAGAAATGTGGTGGAGATGTTTAAGTCTGCTCTGGTGGAGGAAGAGCTGTGGGTCATCATGGAGTACTTGCAGGGTGGAGCACTGACTAACATTGTTTCTGAAACCAGGTGAGAACGCCATTAAATAtccacagaagaaaaacaaaacaaaacaacaacaacaaaaaactgtatttcattGATTCCATATGGaacttatattttttaataactaAATCAGCCACAAGAGGGTAGTGTGGTATCAACTGGTGGGTAATCGATGTTCCTCCCAGGAGTGCAAAACTGTCATCAAGTCTTCTCGTGCACGCCACGTCTGCTGCTTTCCTccagagaaaaataataatacagtaaaataattgaatttgtgtgtgtttaaatgccACACGGAAGGCTGATTTTGGGTAGACATTTGATCCCCTGATGCTACGACATACAtcaaaaagggagaaaacatatTGACCAGCAGCAGGGAGCTGAAATTTATCAGGGTGTGTTTGTTTGAGCTGTCAATATGGTTTATATTACTAACAGATGGCTGGCTCAGTCTCCATAGGGTGACCTCAGGGTTAGATTGTTTGACTCAAAGGGATGGAAATTTTCCTCTCATACCAAATGATATATAAAGTGAGCCAGCTGTCACTGCCACTGCTGGTCTAAGCCTAAAATAATCAGGATATTGACACAACAATCAAGATCAAGAGTCCTTTGTGTATGCTGTTTCTCCAGGCTGAACTATGATgtcagattattttaaaaatccactcagttttaatcattttatcttATATagttttagacagtttttaacctATAGTTGTTGTGTGTGGGAGGAACCTTGCTCTGTAAAGTAATTGTTACCTGGTGTTTTCTGTGAAATGTCTTTTTGCTGCTCGACTCTAACTGTTTATGCTGCActtgaaaaaatattaaaggcaCATTAGCATCGCGGCAGAACGGGCGTGCTTCATTCGTCACTGTGCTACGTGGGAGTTGTTGTTTTGAACCTTGCCTACTTTATCGTTGCCTTTAATGTGCGGTGATTCATGAAATTCAACTTTAAGTCCTGTTGATTCGTCATAACTAGTAGTGTAAAAGTGTGAAATTCATGTaaaatctgtgtgtttctgtgtgttgtgCTGCAGGCTGAGTGAAGAGCAGATTGCTACAGTGTGTGAAGCTGTGCTGCAAGCCCTGGCTTATCTCCATTCACAGGGAGTCATTCACAGAGACATCAAAAGTGACTCTATACTACTTACGTTAGACGGAAGggtatgaaatgtttctttctttctgtctccttctttctttttctttttgctttcttgATTAAAATTAAGGAAAGCGTTTTTTTCCTCACAGGTCAAGCTTTCAGACTTTGGCTTCTGTGCACAGATCAGTAAGGACATCCCTAAGAGGAAGTCTCTAGTGGGGACACCTTATTGGATGGCGCCTGAGGTCATATCCAAGTCGCCATATGGCACTGAAGTGAGGAGGCACACATTCAGTTTGCATGAATACCACTAGTGTAGCACTGATTGCCAACAGAGGCAATCTGTGCAATAGTATGAGACCTGTTAGacactttttttcctgtgtcGTGGTTTATTTCCAGGTCGATATATGGTCGATGGGCATCATGGTGGTTGAGATGGTGGATGGAGAGCCGCCATACTTCAGTGAAACCCCTGTAGCAGCGATGAAGAGGCTGAGGGATGAGCCAGCTCCTACTGTTCGAAACGCCAGTCAGGTGCGAGAACAGACGAACGCAAGCTAGCAGCATTGATGGTCCAGACTGAAGTGTCTCGGCAAATGCTGGATGCAACACAATTACACGACCATATCACTGCAATGATTTATTGGAGTACAACTATATTATGTACTTATACGTACCTATTATGTTCCTatacagcagctggatagcgtagtggtagGCCTACACACCTTTGGAGTTGCAAGCTCGACCCAGTAACTGTCCTGTCTAGACCCCCCATGCTAAAAACCAAGCCCTGGAATGGCGCAGCTACACCTGTGCGCAGCTCAGAcgcaagcatttcactacatgttGTACTCTGTATGATTgtttatgtgacaaataaaggttgTTTGTATTTCTTCCTGGTGCAGGTCTCTCCAGTTCTTAAAGACTTCCTGGACCGTATGCTGACTCGAGACCCCCTAGAGAGAGCCAGCGCCATCGACTTGTTGGAGCACCCCTTCCTGCTGCAGAGCGGCTCACCTCAGTGCCTGGTCCCACTGGTGGAGCAATACCGCAAGCGCATGTCCCGCTGCTGACCCCACAGGGCTCCTGGTCCCCCAACACCCACCTTCAGTATGACCCTTCCAGGCCTCAGAAGAGGACAAGCAACTGGGGTCCAACTTCAGCTCCCAAGCCAATGGGCTATCAGCTCCAGAGGCGCAGACCCCGTCGGGGTAACGGCGGCAAGTTTGGTAGACAGACACAGCATGGTCTCGGGCATGAGAGAAGCATCTTAGGAGCGAGTTAAAGGCAGCATGCGATCCCTCACCTCTCAGCTCGCTGCGATCCGATTATCGATTGGtttcctgtaacattcagtGGGATTCAACACAGCACAATGTGGTGCATATCAAAGTGATAGCAAAAATCAATATTCCACATGACTATATGTACATGTGCTACTATAAAAATCCTATATAGTGTTCATAGTGGGCATTATTGCTAGCTGTGTAAAGTTTTTAAGCTGGTGTTTAGGCTCAAACCAGAGTAGCTCATTGTGACATTATTAGGCAGGGATAAAGTTACCTctgcacactcacactctgTAGTGGAAACTGGACAACAATCTGTCAATCCACACTCTTTGCATGGCCAAATGGAGGCACACCTGGCCTGATGTGAATGCTTGAATATGTACGAAACAGGGATGTGAAAGACAATTCTCCTTTTATTAGCATAACAAATGGGTAGATGAAAGCCCCAGCTGCTACTATTGGGCTACTGGAAAACCACCAATtccatgtttctcttttttatgtttattctttatttcaaAAAGGTATTGTTGGTCGTTTGTATGATGTGAAGTTGCAAATAAGGTTTCATTATTAGGTATGGACTTGAACCATGAGCAGATAaattaataatgtaaatacTGAATATTAGGATCTTACACCTGCTGATTCACTGCAGTAAATTATgtgaaacaaattcaaaatgtTACTTTTCTTTACTGAaatgtgtagttgtttttttttgtcgtgtgtgtgtgagagagagaggaagcgcATGAATGTGTGAGGTTTCAGCGTTCGCTTCAACTCTTTGTATTGTGACAGACTATTTAAAGATCATaagatttatgtgtgtgtgtgtgtgtgtgtgtgtgtgtgtgtgtgtgtgtgtgtgtgtgtgtgtgtgtgtgtgtgtgtgtgcgtgtgttactcctgaagatgtgtgtgactgtatttgcatttgtttgccTAGATAAAGCACACAGGCCTGGCATGTGATGCTGCAGGACGTCGACCTGCTGAGAAACACTTTGCACATAGTCTTTGTATTCTGACACAGATACATGTTGACATGTTTCATGTATTTCTATTTCTGTGTGAAGCATTCATGAAAAAGAGAATtacacattttaattttgtacAAATCAATAAATGATGCATACTGAAGCGGTATCCATTTAAGTAACTCTGAGTCCTTTTCGCACATGCATAGTACAGGATGAATGAGCCGGTCTTTTAAAGTGTTTATTACATGTTGAGCATGAATCATACAGTGCACGGTGACTGAATATTTAGGCGAAatacatttcttcttctttttttattataaacacAGAAGCAATATCAAATACATTCGATTTCAGGTCATATAAATCTTATACATGTGaaagaaaatattcattttcagcAGCTCACAGACTGAAATCGTGTTCATTTGTAAAGGATTTTAAACATGGGTTAGCAAAATTGCACTTTATGCAACTTTTATTGACAGgtattgaaaaacaaataagctGCAACAAAAGCGAGGAATCATTACTTTTCTCAGTATGTAGGCGCTACTGCCGAGCA contains these protein-coding regions:
- the LOC113012314 gene encoding serine/threonine-protein kinase PAK 6-like produces the protein MFRKKKKKRPEISAPKNFEHRVHTSFDAKRGCFVGLPTQWQSLIENLRRPKPMVDPSRITEVELRPKKTIVRGSMIGHGDYIAAMINDMSRLSVTSSNSLRKSSPSARKRAQSLGRLGEVNEGDTYQYEGLTQEDDDDEEDAGQEQWRNRARNIHSETNTPYLGMKKSITLQPNGILPKATSTYEVGVSSLEGPSHPAQSQNIQMPSHGAYMSSDMGSPQERVIWKRDFQLSRGMPPNQRPVACFYSPAMTVQPPQGDQGTVTTELRPNIPIYMHQQNSPGRPFSSYDLKGESAVRYHSGFLPTGTSSPLVGGVRPQRTVRSSASYTLGLSPNMGLRPSGPDPFLRHSGCPNPPYPRQDSPSQPRPSPTGSLATSPPGTCSPAFRPPQHPSPRPPPDPPKVTHEQFKAALQMVVDKGDPRSYLENFVKIGEGSTGVVCIATEKHSGRQVAVKMMDLRRQQRRELLFNEVVIMRDYQHRNVVEMFKSALVEEELWVIMEYLQGGALTNIVSETRLSEEQIATVCEAVLQALAYLHSQGVIHRDIKSDSILLTLDGRVKLSDFGFCAQISKDIPKRKSLVGTPYWMAPEVISKSPYGTEVDIWSMGIMVVEMVDGEPPYFSETPVAAMKRLRDEPAPTVRNASQVSPVLKDFLDRMLTRDPLERASAIDLLEHPFLLQSGSPQCLVPLVEQYRKRMSRC